Below is a genomic region from Pseudomonadota bacterium.
GCAGCGCGCTGTCTCGATATTCCGCGCGCAAGTCGACCGCTGCCCGGCGTCCACGCTCGAGTTGCTGCATCCGCCGGTTCCCAGCGCTCGCTATCTGAGCGAGCTCCCTGCCGACGGCTGGGGTACGCCGCTTTTCGTTCGCTGCCCGGGCCGCCGCCAGCATGAAGGTGCAGAGGTCGTGTCCGCAGGTCCGAGCGGTTCGCTGCTGGTGGATGACAACATCTACTGAGGTCAACGAGGCCAGCGAGG
It encodes:
- a CDS encoding type II secretion system protein GspG, with product MVRYHKRRRGVLLPWETRDSQLRSFLARSRWRIWLLGALCLSALWATWAKARQRQRIRVTHAAIAEVQRAVSIFRAQVDRCPASTLELLHPPVPSARYLSELPADGWGTPLFVRCPGRRQHEGAEVVSAGPSGSLLVDDNIY